A single window of Nicotiana sylvestris chromosome 5, ASM39365v2, whole genome shotgun sequence DNA harbors:
- the LOC138868814 gene encoding uncharacterized protein has translation MKKDIAEFVAQCPKCQQVKIEHKKLGGLLQAIEIPTWKWEVINMEFIVGLPRTQHKFNSIWVIVDRLTKSVHFLPVRTTYSSKDYARLYIKEIVRVHGVPVSIILDRGAQFTASFGGPSKKDWGLNSSRQKSYADNRWRDLEFQVDDWVFLKVLPIKGAMRFGKRGKHSPRYIGPYRIIRKVGQVAYELDLPSDLEIVHPVFHVSMLYKCIGDPPRIMSVDDVQVTEQLSYEETPIAILDIQVRRLRTKDIASVKILWRNNNVEEMTWEAEEVMKSRCPYLFPPPEKGPTGTL, from the exons atgaaaaaggatatagcggagtttgttgctcagtgccctaaGTGTCAGCAGGTCAAGATTGAGCATAAAAAACTCGGTGGGTTATTGCAGGCtatagagattccgacttggaagtGGGAAGTTATCAATATGGaattcatcgtaggcttacctcgtacccagcataagtttaattcgatatgggtgattgttgataggcttacaaagtcagtccattttctgcccgttaggactacatattcctcaaaggattatgcaaggctttatattaaagAGATAGTACGAGttcatggtgtccctgtatctattatcttggatagaggagctcaatttacagctagttttggaggtccttccaaaaaggattggggacttaa CTCAAGCCGTCAGAAgtcttatgcggataatcgatggcgagacttggaatttcaggttgacgattgggtattcctaaaggtattACCGATAAAAGGCGCTATGAGGTTCGGAAAAAGGGGAAAACATAGCCCTCGGTACATTGGACCATATAGGATCATACGCAAGGTAGgccaggtagcatatgagttagacttgcctTCAGACTTGGAGATtgtacatccagtctttcatgtgtctatgctctaTAAATGTATCGGAGATCCTCCCAGAATCATGTCAGTTGATGACGTTCAGGTCACAGAgcagctatcatatgaagaaactcccattgctataCTAGACATACAAGTTCGGAGATTGAGAACTAAAGACATAGCTTCGGTGAaaatactttggagaaacaacaatgtggaagaaatgacttgggaagccgaggaagtcATGAAGTCTAGAtgtccctacttatttcctcctccagagaagggtccgactggaACGTTATAA